In Candidatus Rokuibacteriota bacterium, the genomic window CGCCCGGCCACAGCCCTCCTGTCCCCCATGCCGCTGCTCTGACCCCTCACCGCATCCCTCCCTTCCCGCCCGATCTGCAACCCTTTGGTCACCTGTCAGTAGCGACCACCCGACGCAGCACCCTGAACACTCCCGTCTGCCGCTCCAGCACCACGACCGTGGGGAGGAACACCCCTCCCAGGACCCCGAGCTGCACCGCCACGTGCCCCGGGCTCTGCGCCCCCACCCCATAGAGCCCGATCCCGGCCACCACCCCGAGGATCATGCCCAGGAACGGGTAGAGGAGGCCAAGACAGTACCTCATCGCGGTCCGCCCGCCGGCCAGGACGGAGCGGGTGGTCTGCGCGAAGACCAGGACCGCGTACAGGGCCCAGCAGCAGACCGAGGCGAGGGCTACGCCCTCCAGCCGGTACCCGGCCTTGAGCAGGAGATACGCTCCGGCCACCTTGGCGGCCAGCAGGGCCATCCGCGTGAGGATCAGCGCGGCGCGCCGGTCCTGGCTGACCAGGATGTTCTCGTGCATCCAGGTCACCGACACGAAGAAGACCGACACGAGCAGCACTCTGAGGGCCGGCACTGCCGGCAGGTAGGCCGGCAGCAGCACCTGCACGGGGATATGAACCGTCAGGAAGCCGATCCCCACGATCAGGGCGGAGACCACGCTCATGATCCGCGTGGGCGTCACTACGTAGCCCGCCATGGACTCTATCGCCTCTTGCCGGCCGTACTGCTCCTGGTAGTAGGGGTAGAGCACCCGGATGAAATCGCCCAGAAAGTTCGTCAGGATGGTGACCACCAGGATCACGAGGCCGTAGTACCCCCAGTCCGCGTGGGTGAGGAACGTCACCACCATGAGGTTGTCGGCGGTCCTGAGCCCGAACAGCGAGAGGTCGCCCAGGAACAGGGCGATCCCGACCCCGAGCAGACGGCGCAGCTCTCCCCGCCCCCCGTCCCCGCGCTCCGGCAGCCCGACCCGCCTGAGGAGGTAGAAGAACAGGAGGATCTCCGAGACCACCATGGCCGCGAGCACCCCGTGCAGGCCAGCCACCAGCACCGAGCCCACTATGAGCCCGGTCCGCAACCAGGCGTCGAGGAGCAGGAACCTCCTGGCCAGCGCGAAGGCCTTCTGGACGTAGGTGAGCTCCTCCAGAAACGTGCGGGCCGCCAGCAGGACGATGAGGCACGCAGCCACCAGGAACGCCAGGCGGATCAGGGCCTCCCCGGAGGCGCTCAGGACGGATACCATCAGGCCGACGGCCACCAGCACGGAGATCACGAGGTGGGCCCGGTACGCCACGTGGGCGATGCCCGCCGCCCGGCCGTGGAGGCCCTTCCCCTGGAAATAGAGGATCTCCCGCCGGGCCGCCGTCTTGATCCCGAAGTGGGAGAAGCTCGCGTAGTTCACCACCAGGTTCACTAGGTTGACCACGCCGTAGAACGCGGGCCCCAGGAGCGCCGCCACGACGCCCCCCCGCAGCAGCCCGAACCCGGCCCAGACGAGGCGGCTGCCCGACAGGAACATCCCCTCGCGCAGGAGCCGCCCCTTGTCCAGCGCCGGGGCCAGACCGGCGTCAGGACCGAGCCGTGCTCCGCTGTCGGAGTGGCCAGGGCTCGCGCGGGCTCCAAGGACGCGCTCCCTCGGGACCACGACCCCAAAGCTCGTGGCAGGTCCGCCCGTCAGACCCGCGAAGAGATGCTGAAGACCTCGGCCCACCGTCCTGCCTAGTTCGCAGACGCCAGGAATCGCTTGCGCCGGTAGATCTTCAGGGCCTTTCGGCAGGCGCGCACCCACAACTCGATGCCGCTATACCGGAAGAACCGGGGCGCCAGGTAGTTGCGGACCATCTTCCAGCGATGGTCCCGGTAGTAATCCATCTCGATCTCCTTCAGCAGCTGCGCCTTCATCGCCCACAGCCTCTCGGTCGGCATGTCGGTCAGGTTGATCAGGAACTTGCTGATGGTGTTGGTGTCAGAGAGCTTTTCGATGTAGGCCAGCTCATCGGCGATCCGGCCGTTATCCATGGCCCACTTGTAGAGCTCGGTCCCCGGCAGCGGGGTGATCCAGAAGGTCCCGGCCGGCGCCTGGCTCCCGGTCATCCGGTTGAGCTTCTTCCGGAACTCGATGTGCTCCCTGGTCGTCTGTTCATCCTCCCCGGGAAGCCCGTAGATGAAGGACGCGCTCGGAGAGATTCCCTCTTCCCGCATCATCTTAAACTTCTCGATGGCATCATCCAGGGAGATATGCTTCTTGATGATCTTGAGGATCTTCTCGCTCCCGGACTCGATCCCCATCCCGAGCTTCTCGCAGCCGGCCGCCTTGATGGCCCGGATGATCTCTCGGTCCAGCTGGTCGACCCGGCCGCTGACGTTCCACCGGATGTTGAGGTTCGCCTTGATCATCAGCTCGCAGAGCTCCATCACCCGCTTCTTGGTGGAGAAGAAGAAGTCGTCCACGAAGGTCAGCACGTTGATCCGGTACTTCTCCTTCAGCCACTGCATCTCCGCCACGATGCTCTCCGGGGAGCGGTATACCGCCTTCTTCCCGAACGCCCGGTCACAGTACGTGCACGGATAGGGGCACCCCCTCGTGCCGAGGACCGCCATATGGCGCTGCCGCTGAGGGTTCACGAAAGAGGAGCGCCGCAGGTAGAGCTCAACCGGGAAAAGATCGTTCGCCGGGAAGGGGATGCTGTCCAGGTCCACCCGACGGCCCCTGGGCGCCGTCGCCAGGACCTGACCGTCCTTCTTGTACACGATCCCGGGGATGTTCTCCAGGGGCCGATGCCCCTCGAGGGCGTCCACGATCTCCAGGATCGCGTCCTCCCCCTCGCCATCCACGGCGATGTCCGCGTCGCTGTGCTCGAGAAAGAACTTCGGATGGGACGAGATCAGCGGGCCCCCGGCGAGGATGGGGACCTCTGGGCGGATCTGCCTCACCTCCCGGGCAACCCAGCGGGCGGCCTTGAAGACCGAGATCAGTCCACTGATGCAGACCGCATCGAAGCTAGCCCGCCGCAGGTAGTC contains:
- a CDS encoding radical SAM protein, encoding MEFLFIYPPNARQTHILPMGLAYIGAILMKAGHKVKALDIDAYRFSRQEVVDYLRRASFDAVCISGLISVFKAARWVAREVRQIRPEVPILAGGPLISSHPKFFLEHSDADIAVDGEGEDAILEIVDALEGHRPLENIPGIVYKKDGQVLATAPRGRRVDLDSIPFPANDLFPVELYLRRSSFVNPQRQRHMAVLGTRGCPYPCTYCDRAFGKKAVYRSPESIVAEMQWLKEKYRINVLTFVDDFFFSTKKRVMELCELMIKANLNIRWNVSGRVDQLDREIIRAIKAAGCEKLGMGIESGSEKILKIIKKHISLDDAIEKFKMMREEGISPSASFIYGLPGEDEQTTREHIEFRKKLNRMTGSQAPAGTFWITPLPGTELYKWAMDNGRIADELAYIEKLSDTNTISKFLINLTDMPTERLWAMKAQLLKEIEMDYYRDHRWKMVRNYLAPRFFRYSGIELWVRACRKALKIYRRKRFLASAN